One genomic segment of Homo sapiens chromosome 14, GRCh38.p14 Primary Assembly includes these proteins:
- the LYSET gene encoding lysosomal enzyme trafficking factor isoform 1 (isoform 1 is encoded by transcript variant 1) codes for MPKPPDYSELSDSLTLAVGTGRFSGPLHRAWRMMNFRQRMGWIGVGLYLLASAAAFYYVFEISETYNRLALEHIQQHPEEPLEGTTWTHSLKAQLLSLPFWVWTVIFLVPYLQMFLFLYSCTRADPKTVGYCIIPICLAVICNRHQAFVKASNQISRLQLIDT; via the exons ATGCCAAAGCCACCCGATTATTCAGAGCTGAGTGACTCTTTAACGCTTGCCGTGGGAACAGGAAGATTTTCGGGACCATT gCACAGAGCATGGAGAATGATGAACTTCCGTCAGCGGATGGGATGGATTGGAGTGGGATTGTATCTGTTAGCCAGTGCAGCAGCATTTTACTATGTTTTTGAAATCAGTGAGACTTACAACAGGCTGGCCTTGGAACACATTCAACAGCACCCTGAGGAGCCCCTTGAAGGAACCACATGGACACACTCCTTGAAAGCTCAATTACTCTCCTTGCCTTTTTGGGTGTGGACAGTTATTTTTCTGGTACCTTACTTACAGATGTTTTTGTTCCTATACTCTTGTACAAGAGCTGATCCCAAAACAGTGGGCTACTGTATCATCCCTATATGCTTGGCAGTTATTTGCAATCGCCACCAGGCATTTGTCAAGGCTTCTAATCAGATCAGCAGACTACAACTGATTGACACGTAA
- the LYSET gene encoding lysosomal enzyme trafficking factor isoform 2 (isoform 2 is encoded by transcript variant 2): MMNFRQRMGWIGVGLYLLASAAAFYYVFEISETYNRLALEHIQQHPEEPLEGTTWTHSLKAQLLSLPFWVWTVIFLVPYLQMFLFLYSCTRADPKTVGYCIIPICLAVICNRHQAFVKASNQISRLQLIDT, from the coding sequence ATGATGAACTTCCGTCAGCGGATGGGATGGATTGGAGTGGGATTGTATCTGTTAGCCAGTGCAGCAGCATTTTACTATGTTTTTGAAATCAGTGAGACTTACAACAGGCTGGCCTTGGAACACATTCAACAGCACCCTGAGGAGCCCCTTGAAGGAACCACATGGACACACTCCTTGAAAGCTCAATTACTCTCCTTGCCTTTTTGGGTGTGGACAGTTATTTTTCTGGTACCTTACTTACAGATGTTTTTGTTCCTATACTCTTGTACAAGAGCTGATCCCAAAACAGTGGGCTACTGTATCATCCCTATATGCTTGGCAGTTATTTGCAATCGCCACCAGGCATTTGTCAAGGCTTCTAATCAGATCAGCAGACTACAACTGATTGACACGTAA